A stretch of the Bradyrhizobium sp. CCBAU 53351 genome encodes the following:
- a CDS encoding ABC transporter permease, giving the protein MLAYIARRIVYVVPIVISVALVCFLFVHITPGDPLVAVLPADASQELAAQLRTAYGFDRPLPVQFGLWLLRALHGDLGNSIATGRPVLAEVMRAVGNTVTLAIAAAIIGFTMGILLGLIAGYFRETWIDKVATSFAIAGVSVPHYWLGMLLVIIFSVQLNWLPAVGAGPNGSNSWAWDWAHLKYLVLPAITTSVIPMGIVTRTVRALTGDILSQDFVEALRAKGLHERGVFRHVIKNAAPTALAVMGLQLGYMLGGSILIETVFSWPGSGFLLNSAIFQRDLPLLQGTILILALFFVFLNLLVDIAQAAIDPRIKRG; this is encoded by the coding sequence GTGCTCGCCTATATCGCCAGACGCATCGTCTATGTTGTCCCGATCGTCATCAGCGTCGCGCTGGTGTGTTTCCTGTTCGTGCACATCACGCCGGGTGATCCGCTCGTTGCGGTGCTCCCCGCAGATGCCTCGCAGGAGCTCGCCGCGCAGCTGCGCACCGCCTATGGCTTCGATCGCCCGCTGCCGGTGCAGTTCGGGCTTTGGCTGCTCCGTGCCCTGCATGGCGATCTCGGTAATTCCATCGCTACCGGGCGCCCCGTTCTGGCCGAGGTCATGCGCGCGGTCGGCAACACCGTGACGCTCGCGATCGCGGCCGCCATCATCGGCTTCACGATGGGCATCCTGCTCGGCCTGATCGCCGGCTATTTCCGCGAGACTTGGATCGACAAGGTCGCGACCTCCTTCGCCATCGCCGGCGTGTCGGTGCCGCATTACTGGCTCGGCATGCTGCTCGTCATCATCTTCTCGGTGCAGCTCAACTGGCTCCCCGCGGTCGGCGCCGGGCCCAATGGCTCCAACTCCTGGGCGTGGGACTGGGCCCATCTGAAATATCTGGTGCTGCCGGCGATCACGACCTCGGTGATTCCCATGGGCATCGTCACCCGCACCGTGCGCGCACTCACCGGCGACATCCTCAGCCAGGATTTTGTCGAGGCCTTGCGCGCCAAGGGGCTGCACGAGCGCGGCGTGTTCCGCCACGTCATCAAGAACGCCGCGCCGACCGCGCTGGCGGTGATGGGGCTCCAGCTCGGCTACATGCTGGGCGGCTCCATCCTGATCGAGACGGTGTTCTCCTGGCCGGGCTCGGGCTTCCTGCTCAACTCCGCGATTTTCCAGCGCGATCTGCCGCTGCTCCAGGGCACGATCCTGATCCTCGCGCTGTTCTTCGTCTTCCTCAATCTCCTGGTCGACATCGCGCAAGCCGCGATCGACCCGCGTATCAAGCGGGGCTGA
- a CDS encoding CHASE2 domain-containing protein — translation MKRLKILRRWFARKLGFARLMCLALLVLFAGARLWDPPPIQELRLRTFDMFQLIDPRHKAARPVVIVDIDDKSLAKLGQWPWPRTRIADLIQNLTNSGAVAIGFDVVFSEPDRLNPDLVANQMRYLDDATRAKLRELPTNDQILADAIKRSRVVLGETGLPSVLSELDKSLPFTGVATVGEEGAERFLFEFPGLLRNVPVIEKVAAGRGLFSIRKERDGFIRRVPMMMRAQGNIMPSLSLEILRVVTGTPTLLVRTDKTGVRSIRLKGAEIPTDKNGQFWVHYARRDPSIYVSAADVLDNSEPPGRFAGKLVLVGTSAAGLNDIKTTPVSATMPGVEIHAQVLESVLSGAVISQPNYALGVELLAALIIGLLVIIFTPNLGPVRLVLAGATFAAILVGVSWFFYAQYRYLIDFTYPLLSTTAVYLTLIFASFVREQRQRVQIRGQFAQYMSPVLVEQLAQSPEKLVLGGEEREMTIMFSDVRGFTTISESYKHDPQGLIALMNRFLTPLTDVIIERKGYIDKYMGDAIMAFWNAPLDDAEHEVNACEAAIQMLEKIDTVNREREEEAAEGGRVYIPLNVGIGLNTGIGVVGNMGSDLKKNYSVLGDSVNLASRLEGQSKEYGFPIIVGSRTALAAKDRFAILELDFIMVKGKTEPEVIYAIAGREDVMHSAAFQRLRNITIEMLGCYRGRDWQGALDAIERGRRSEDADTLEKLFRLYEARIEDFQLNPPPEGWTGAYALLTK, via the coding sequence ATGAAACGTCTCAAGATCCTGCGGCGGTGGTTTGCGCGGAAGCTGGGCTTCGCGCGGCTGATGTGCCTTGCGCTGCTGGTCCTGTTCGCCGGCGCGCGCCTGTGGGATCCGCCGCCGATCCAGGAATTGCGGCTGCGCACCTTCGACATGTTCCAGCTGATCGACCCGCGCCACAAGGCGGCGCGTCCGGTCGTGATCGTCGACATCGACGACAAGAGCCTGGCCAAGCTCGGGCAGTGGCCGTGGCCGCGCACGCGGATCGCCGATCTGATCCAGAACCTCACCAATAGCGGCGCGGTGGCGATCGGCTTCGACGTGGTGTTCTCCGAACCCGACCGGCTCAACCCGGATCTGGTCGCAAACCAGATGCGCTATCTCGACGATGCCACCCGCGCCAAGCTGCGCGAGTTGCCGACCAACGACCAGATTCTCGCCGACGCCATCAAGCGCTCGCGCGTGGTGCTGGGCGAGACCGGGCTTCCGTCGGTCTTGTCGGAGCTGGACAAATCGCTGCCGTTTACCGGGGTGGCGACGGTCGGCGAGGAGGGGGCCGAACGCTTCCTGTTCGAATTTCCGGGCTTGCTGCGCAACGTGCCTGTCATCGAGAAGGTTGCAGCCGGCCGCGGCCTGTTTTCGATCAGGAAAGAGCGGGACGGGTTCATCCGCCGCGTGCCGATGATGATGCGCGCACAGGGCAACATCATGCCCTCGCTCAGCCTCGAGATCCTGCGCGTCGTCACGGGCACGCCGACGCTGCTGGTCCGGACCGACAAGACCGGTGTCAGGTCGATCCGCCTCAAGGGCGCCGAGATCCCCACCGACAAGAACGGCCAGTTCTGGGTGCACTACGCGCGTCGGGATCCCTCGATCTACGTCTCGGCGGCCGACGTGCTCGACAACAGCGAGCCGCCGGGCAGGTTTGCCGGCAAGCTGGTGCTGGTCGGGACCTCCGCCGCCGGGCTCAACGACATCAAGACCACACCGGTGTCAGCGACCATGCCGGGGGTCGAGATTCATGCCCAGGTGCTGGAGAGCGTGCTGAGCGGCGCGGTGATCTCGCAGCCGAATTACGCGCTCGGCGTCGAATTGCTCGCGGCGTTGATCATCGGCCTGCTGGTGATCATCTTCACGCCCAATCTCGGTCCCGTGCGCCTCGTGCTCGCGGGTGCGACCTTCGCCGCCATACTGGTCGGCGTGTCCTGGTTCTTCTACGCGCAGTACCGCTACCTCATCGATTTCACCTATCCCCTGCTCTCGACCACGGCGGTCTACCTGACGCTGATCTTCGCCAGCTTCGTCCGCGAGCAGCGCCAGCGCGTGCAGATCCGTGGGCAGTTCGCGCAATACATGTCGCCGGTCCTGGTCGAGCAGCTGGCGCAGTCGCCGGAAAAGCTGGTGCTCGGCGGCGAGGAGCGCGAGATGACGATCATGTTCTCCGACGTGCGCGGCTTCACCACGATCTCGGAGAGCTACAAGCACGACCCGCAAGGCCTGATTGCGCTGATGAACCGGTTCCTGACGCCGCTGACCGACGTCATCATCGAACGGAAGGGCTATATCGACAAATACATGGGCGACGCCATCATGGCGTTCTGGAACGCGCCGCTCGACGATGCCGAGCACGAGGTCAACGCCTGCGAGGCCGCGATCCAGATGCTGGAGAAGATCGACACGGTCAACAGGGAGCGCGAGGAGGAAGCCGCCGAAGGCGGCCGCGTCTACATCCCGCTCAATGTCGGCATCGGTCTCAACACCGGCATCGGCGTGGTCGGCAACATGGGCTCCGACCTGAAGAAGAACTATTCGGTGCTCGGCGACAGCGTGAACCTCGCCTCGCGGCTGGAAGGCCAGTCGAAGGAATACGGTTTTCCCATCATCGTCGGCTCCCGCACGGCGCTCGCCGCCAAGGATAGGTTCGCGATCCTCGAGCTCGACTTCATCATGGTCAAGGGCAAGACCGAGCCGGAGGTGATCTACGCCATCGCCGGACGCGAGGACGTGATGCATTCGGCCGCCTTCCAGCGCCTGCGCAACATCACCATCGAGATGCTCGGCTGCTATCGCGGCCGCGACTGGCAGGGCGCGCTCGATGCGATCGAGCGCGGCCGCCGAAGCGAGGACGCCGACACCCTGGAGAAGCTGTTCAGGCTCTACGAGGCTCGGATCGAGGATTTCCAACTCAACCCGCCGCCGGAGGGCTGGACCGGGGCGTACGCGCTGCTGACGAAGTAG
- a CDS encoding ABC transporter substrate-binding protein, giving the protein MRIRLSICLAVLALASSAIPTRAETVVRYGISMADIPLTTGQPDRGAGAYQFTAYTIYDPLVAWEMDVADRPGKLVPGLATEWKVDDEDKTKWRFTLRKGVTFHDGSAFNADAVIWNLDKVLNDKAPQFDKRQSAQVKTRLPSVASYARIDDFTVEITTKTVDSFFPYQMLWFLVSSPAQYDKLGKDWDKFASQPSGTGPFKLTKLVPRELAELSKNPDYWNKKRIPKADKIVLVPMPEALTRTNALLAGQVDLIETPAPDAVPQLKAAGMKLVDNVTPHVWNYHLSVLPGSPWTDIRLRKALNLAIDRDAVVGLMNGLAKPAKGQVDPSSPWFGKPSFELKYDLAAAKKLVEEAGYSKAKPLKATFIIAQGGTGQMLSLPMNEFLQQSFKEIGIDIDFKVVELETLYTHWRKGAADEINAGITANNIAYVTSDPLYAIVRFFHSGQIAPVGVNWGGYKNPKVDALIDEAKQTFNAAKQDELLAQAHALIVDDAALVWVVHDTNPHALSPKVKQFVQAQHWFQDLTTIGME; this is encoded by the coding sequence ATGCGTATCCGTCTATCGATTTGTCTCGCCGTGCTTGCGCTGGCGTCGTCCGCAATCCCGACGCGCGCCGAAACCGTGGTGCGCTACGGCATCTCGATGGCAGACATTCCGCTGACCACGGGTCAACCCGATCGCGGTGCCGGCGCCTATCAGTTCACGGCTTACACGATCTACGATCCGCTGGTCGCCTGGGAGATGGACGTCGCCGACCGGCCCGGCAAGCTGGTGCCGGGGCTTGCGACCGAGTGGAAGGTGGATGACGAGGACAAGACCAAGTGGCGCTTCACGCTGCGCAAGGGCGTGACCTTTCACGACGGCAGCGCGTTCAATGCCGATGCGGTGATCTGGAACCTGGACAAGGTGCTCAACGACAAGGCGCCGCAATTCGACAAGCGGCAGAGCGCGCAGGTGAAGACCCGCCTGCCCTCCGTCGCCAGCTACGCCAGGATCGACGATTTCACGGTGGAGATCACCACCAAGACGGTCGACTCTTTCTTCCCCTATCAGATGCTGTGGTTTCTGGTGTCGAGCCCCGCGCAGTACGACAAGCTCGGCAAGGATTGGGACAAGTTCGCCAGCCAGCCCTCCGGCACCGGGCCGTTCAAGCTGACAAAACTCGTACCGCGCGAGCTCGCCGAGCTCAGCAAGAATCCTGACTATTGGAATAAGAAGCGCATTCCCAAGGCCGACAAGATCGTGCTGGTGCCGATGCCGGAAGCGCTGACGCGCACCAATGCGCTGCTCGCGGGCCAGGTCGATCTGATCGAGACGCCGGCACCGGACGCGGTGCCGCAGCTCAAAGCCGCCGGCATGAAGCTCGTCGACAACGTCACGCCGCATGTCTGGAATTATCACCTGTCCGTGCTGCCGGGCTCGCCCTGGACCGACATCCGCCTGCGCAAGGCGCTGAACCTTGCGATCGACCGCGATGCGGTGGTCGGGCTGATGAATGGCTTGGCGAAGCCGGCGAAAGGACAGGTCGACCCGTCCAGCCCGTGGTTCGGCAAGCCGAGCTTCGAGCTGAAATACGACCTCGCCGCCGCGAAAAAGCTCGTCGAGGAAGCCGGCTACTCCAAGGCGAAGCCGCTGAAGGCTACCTTCATCATCGCGCAAGGCGGCACCGGCCAGATGCTGTCTCTGCCGATGAACGAATTCCTGCAGCAGAGCTTCAAGGAGATCGGCATCGACATCGACTTCAAGGTGGTCGAGCTCGAGACGCTCTACACGCATTGGCGCAAGGGCGCGGCCGACGAGATCAACGCCGGCATCACCGCCAACAACATCGCCTATGTCACCTCGGACCCGCTCTACGCCATCGTCCGCTTCTTCCATTCCGGCCAGATCGCCCCCGTGGGCGTCAACTGGGGCGGCTACAAGAACCCGAAAGTCGACGCGCTGATCGACGAGGCCAAGCAGACCTTCAATGCCGCCAAACAGGACGAGCTGCTGGCGCAGGCGCACGCTTTGATCGTCGACGATGCCGCACTGGTTTGGGTCGTCCACGACACCAACCCGCACGCGCTATCGCCGAAAGTGAAACAATTCGTGCAGGCCCAGCACTGGTTTCAGGATCTGACCACGATCGGGATGGAGTGA
- a CDS encoding ABC transporter permease, protein MSELPLIATTDAALQAAPATKARGYWATVGRRIARDKVSMACALVLLLIFLSAILAPWLGLEDPYKGSMIRRLRHIGTPGYPLGTDELGRDMLARLVYGGRLSLVIGILPVILAFGIGTSLGLVAGYVGGKLNTAIMRTIDVFYAFPSVLLAIAISGALGAGILNSIVSLTVVFVPQITRVAESVTTGVRNMDFVEAARASGAGPFTIMRVHILGNVLGSIFVYATSLISVSMILAAGLSFLGLGTKPPEPEWGLMLNTLRTAIYVNPWVAALPGAMIFAVSICFNLLSDGLRSAMDIRN, encoded by the coding sequence ATGAGCGAGCTTCCGCTAATCGCCACCACTGACGCCGCTCTGCAGGCCGCGCCTGCGACCAAGGCGCGGGGCTATTGGGCGACCGTCGGCCGCCGCATCGCCCGCGACAAGGTCAGCATGGCCTGCGCGCTGGTGCTGCTGCTGATCTTCCTCTCGGCGATCCTCGCGCCGTGGCTGGGCCTCGAGGACCCCTACAAGGGCTCGATGATCCGCCGCCTGCGCCACATCGGCACGCCGGGTTATCCGCTCGGCACCGACGAGCTCGGCCGCGACATGCTGGCGCGGCTGGTCTATGGCGGCCGGCTGTCGCTGGTGATCGGCATCCTGCCCGTGATCCTCGCTTTCGGCATCGGCACCTCGCTCGGCCTCGTCGCCGGTTATGTCGGCGGCAAGCTCAACACCGCGATCATGCGCACGATCGACGTGTTTTATGCGTTCCCCTCGGTGTTGCTGGCGATCGCGATCTCCGGCGCATTGGGCGCCGGCATCCTCAACTCCATCGTGTCGCTGACCGTGGTGTTCGTGCCGCAGATCACCCGCGTCGCCGAAAGCGTCACGACAGGCGTCCGCAACATGGATTTCGTCGAAGCCGCGCGCGCCTCGGGTGCCGGGCCCTTCACTATCATGCGCGTGCACATCCTCGGCAACGTACTGGGTTCGATCTTCGTCTACGCCACGAGCCTGATCTCGGTTTCGATGATCCTGGCGGCCGGTCTGTCCTTCCTCGGCCTCGGCACCAAGCCGCCGGAGCCGGAATGGGGCCTGATGCTGAACACCTTGCGCACCGCGATCTATGTCAATCCGTGGGTCGCGGCCTTGCCGGGCGCGATGATCTTCGCGGTGTCGATCTGCTTCAACCTGCTCTCGGACGGCCTGCGCAGCGCCATGGACATCAGGAACTAG
- a CDS encoding ABC transporter ATP-binding protein: MSESNASVSMLEPVEDRGGAAQPLLQVNGLTKHFPVRGGLFAAKRTVRAVDNVSFAVAKGETVGIVGESGCGKSTTARLLMHLMPRDTGDIIYDGMTVGQSLSLRELRRGMQMVFQDSYASLNPRLTIEESIAFGPKVHGMADGAARTLARELLGKVGLRPENFANRYPHEISGGQRQRVNIARALALSPRLVILDEAVSALDKSVEAQVLNLLADLKREFGLTYLFISHDLNVVRYISDRVLVMYLGEVVELGPVDQVWDSPAHPYTRALLAAMPSSDPDRRTETPPITGDPPNPIDPPSGCRFHTRCPFAEPLCANATPKLTALDRMGHEAACYMAIPGSGHSRAPRETTA; encoded by the coding sequence ATGAGCGAGAGCAACGCATCCGTCTCCATGCTCGAGCCGGTCGAAGACCGCGGCGGCGCCGCGCAGCCGCTGCTGCAGGTCAACGGACTGACCAAGCATTTTCCGGTGCGCGGCGGGCTGTTCGCCGCCAAACGCACCGTGCGCGCCGTCGATAATGTCTCCTTTGCCGTCGCCAAGGGCGAGACCGTCGGCATCGTCGGTGAATCCGGTTGCGGCAAGTCGACCACCGCGCGGCTTCTGATGCACCTGATGCCGCGCGATACCGGCGACATCATCTATGACGGCATGACCGTGGGTCAGTCGCTGAGCTTGCGCGAGCTGCGGCGCGGCATGCAGATGGTGTTCCAGGATTCCTACGCCTCGCTCAATCCGCGCCTCACAATCGAAGAATCCATCGCCTTCGGCCCAAAAGTCCACGGCATGGCCGACGGCGCGGCACGCACCCTCGCGCGCGAGCTGCTCGGTAAGGTGGGCTTACGCCCCGAAAACTTCGCCAATCGCTATCCGCATGAGATCTCCGGCGGCCAGCGCCAGCGCGTCAACATCGCGCGGGCGCTGGCGCTGTCGCCGCGATTGGTGATCCTGGATGAAGCCGTCTCCGCGCTCGACAAATCTGTCGAGGCACAGGTGCTCAATCTGCTCGCCGATCTCAAGCGCGAGTTCGGACTGACTTATCTCTTCATCAGCCATGACCTCAACGTCGTCCGATACATTAGCGACCGTGTGCTGGTGATGTATCTCGGCGAGGTTGTCGAGCTCGGGCCGGTCGATCAGGTCTGGGATAGCCCTGCGCATCCCTACACGCGCGCGCTGCTTGCTGCGATGCCGTCCTCCGACCCTGACAGGCGCACCGAGACGCCGCCGATCACGGGCGATCCGCCCAATCCGATCGATCCGCCCTCGGGTTGCCGCTTCCACACCCGTTGCCCGTTTGCGGAGCCGCTCTGCGCAAATGCGACACCAAAGCTCACCGCGCTCGATAGAATGGGCCACGAGGCCGCGTGCTACATGGCAATTCCGGGTTCAGGCCATAGCCGCGCGCCCAGGGAGACAACCGCATGA
- a CDS encoding ABC transporter substrate-binding protein produces the protein MLTKKNTRAALIAVLALTTAAALPRAVSAETVLRIGMTAADIPRTLGQPDQGFEGNRFTGLTMYDALTGWDLSSAEKASVVIPGLATEWKVDDADKTKWIFKLRPGVTFHDGTPFNADAVVWNVEKVLKQDAPQFDASQVGVTASRMPTLASAKKIDDMTVELTTKEPDSFLPINLTNLFMASPAKWQHFYDKAEGADAKAKSQAAWTAFAKDAAGTGPWKMASFTPRERLELVKNASYWDKARVPKVDKMVLLPMPEANARTAALLSGQVDWVEAPAPDALPELKQRGFKLYANEQPHVWPWQFSRVEGSPWNDIRVRKAANLCIDREGLKDGLLAGLMVPATGTFEPGHPWRGKPSFEIKYDKAAAQKLMQEAGFGPNKKLTVKTQTSASGSGQMQPLAMNEYLQQALAECYFDVKLDVIEWNTLFTNWRRGAKDPSANGSNATNVTYAAMDPFFALVRFLQSGMAPPVSNNWGFINNPKFDELVKKARQTFDPAARDAALAELHAASVDDAAFLYVAHDVGPRAMSPKVTGVVQPKSWFIDFSPVSIAQ, from the coding sequence ATGCTTACGAAGAAGAACACACGCGCGGCATTGATCGCGGTGCTCGCTCTAACGACTGCGGCGGCCTTGCCGCGTGCGGTCAGCGCGGAGACCGTGCTGCGCATCGGCATGACTGCTGCCGATATTCCGCGCACGCTGGGCCAGCCTGATCAGGGTTTTGAAGGCAATCGCTTCACCGGCCTCACCATGTACGACGCGCTTACCGGTTGGGACCTGTCGTCTGCCGAAAAGGCGAGCGTGGTGATCCCCGGCCTTGCCACCGAGTGGAAGGTCGACGATGCCGACAAGACCAAGTGGATCTTCAAGCTGCGTCCCGGCGTGACCTTCCACGACGGCACGCCGTTCAACGCGGATGCAGTGGTGTGGAACGTCGAGAAGGTCTTGAAGCAGGATGCGCCGCAATTCGACGCCAGCCAGGTCGGCGTCACGGCCTCGCGCATGCCGACGCTGGCCTCGGCGAAGAAGATCGACGACATGACGGTCGAGCTCACCACCAAGGAGCCCGACAGCTTCCTGCCGATCAACCTCACCAATTTGTTCATGGCGAGCCCGGCGAAGTGGCAGCACTTCTACGACAAGGCGGAAGGCGCTGACGCCAAGGCGAAGTCGCAGGCGGCCTGGACCGCGTTTGCCAAGGACGCCGCCGGCACCGGCCCGTGGAAGATGGCGAGCTTCACGCCCCGCGAGCGGCTCGAGCTGGTGAAGAACGCGAGCTATTGGGACAAGGCACGCGTGCCCAAGGTCGACAAGATGGTGCTGCTGCCGATGCCGGAAGCCAACGCGCGCACCGCGGCGCTGCTTTCCGGGCAGGTCGATTGGGTCGAGGCGCCGGCCCCGGATGCGCTGCCCGAGCTCAAGCAGCGCGGCTTCAAGCTCTACGCCAATGAGCAGCCGCATGTCTGGCCCTGGCAATTCTCGCGCGTCGAGGGCTCGCCCTGGAACGACATCCGCGTGCGCAAGGCGGCGAATCTCTGCATCGATCGCGAAGGCCTCAAGGACGGCCTGCTTGCCGGACTGATGGTGCCCGCGACCGGCACCTTCGAGCCCGGTCATCCCTGGCGCGGCAAGCCGAGCTTCGAGATCAAATACGACAAGGCCGCCGCCCAGAAGCTGATGCAGGAAGCGGGCTTCGGCCCAAACAAGAAGCTGACGGTGAAGACGCAGACCTCGGCCTCCGGCTCCGGCCAGATGCAGCCGCTGGCGATGAACGAATATCTGCAGCAGGCGCTCGCCGAATGCTATTTCGACGTGAAGCTTGACGTCATCGAGTGGAACACGCTGTTCACCAACTGGCGCCGCGGCGCCAAGGATCCCAGCGCCAACGGCTCGAACGCCACCAACGTCACCTATGCCGCGATGGACCCGTTCTTCGCGCTGGTGCGCTTCCTGCAGTCGGGCATGGCGCCGCCGGTCTCGAACAATTGGGGCTTCATCAACAATCCCAAGTTCGATGAGCTGGTAAAGAAGGCGCGGCAGACCTTCGACCCCGCCGCGCGCGACGCCGCGCTCGCCGAGCTGCACGCGGCCTCCGTCGACGACGCCGCCTTCCTCTACGTCGCCCACGACGTCGGCCCGCGCGCGATGAGCCCGAAGGTCACAGGCGTCGTGCAGCCGAAGAGCTGGTTCATCGACTTCTCGCCGGTGTCGATCGCGCAGTAA